Proteins from a single region of Chloroherpeton thalassium ATCC 35110:
- the cobN gene encoding cobaltochelatase subunit CobN gives MNTFNLCYYSATGMEIPSLSAGVQLFKQNGGNVSVFARTQTQLFDDARKQAFAEKAMQSDVMIIALHGGKRSCPAFDALAELMDARLSDGQCMPVVHIHTSGGDEEGIALAQKYANTFGTEHGDQINQYLSHGGSWNFQHLVGYLYNMLAQGTHPCAAPKHLPHEGIYHPEFSDFEDFDGYLNSRIDPAKPTIGLWFNQNYWVNNNLVHFDVLIREIEKQGANALPIFHIRYKDMARGNKGADAVSDMFFKTPDGKSRIDVLINPQIFSLTLNYPAYKDVYPSLDVPVLQAMITNQPYEVWKNSVQGMSTMEVSFAAAQPEFDGALITIPVGTREENEVDPVTGAMLTKYMPISGRIEKLVSLAKKWAMLRHKPNSEKRLAIVFHHNPPRNDRIGCAVGLDSFQSVNKLLENLQAEGYKVEKTYEKGDDLAHELLEKMTCDRRWLPPDKMAERAAAAATASQYMPWHNALPEAVQEKMVKSWGDMPGDLFVHDGKLLFPGLINGNIFITIQPSRGKLERMDQLLHDPDIPPPHHYLAYYRWIRDVFQADAVMHVGKHGSLEWLPGKALGLSEKCFPDLSIMDLPNIYPYIINDPSEGTQAKRRSYCCIIDHLTPVFTNADLYEDMAKVENLLRDYADAKSGDPGKLEILRPMIWEAAEEADLDKDLEITKDAALADFDAFLEKLHAYLDDMSDTMISDGLHTFGQAPEGEQLSQLLVQMTRISNGSIPSLREALLEAQGYNYDVLLENKGKAIFASSTSGNSSSENAISGGNGHRKTGGELIREAHDSALEIMSFLENRDFHPEAISAASEKFGSIITPSVERALDFICESIVPNIQKTTDEMTASLRAFDGQFVQPGPSGAPTRGQADILPTGRNFYSVDPNKIPSPGAWEVGQRLGDALVQRYLDETGKYPESIGIILFGGATMRSKGDDLAEILYLMGIRPVWQEGSGYVKGLEIIPADELKWPRLDVVPRISGFFRDAFPLLVERIDDAVQMVSALNEPPEINMLRRNVWADYETYKQDGMSEEDAMREATFRVFGCPPGTYGAGVEELIESKNWKTQDDLAANYIRYSAHAYGKGSYGKQKPKTFKTVLSRMDVTVKNEDSREYDMFSCTDYYNYYGGLIVASKVVRGEKPFSFMGDSSDPKRVQVRTTEEEAKHIFRARLLNPKWLDGLKRHGYKGAGDISKMMDVILGWDATAEVVDDWMYERVAKKYALDPEMKKWMQEVNPYAHQNILDKLLEAISRGMWNASEEMTQSLREEYLETEGKIEDLTE, from the coding sequence ATGAACACCTTTAATCTTTGCTATTACAGCGCCACGGGCATGGAAATTCCGTCGCTAAGCGCGGGCGTGCAGCTCTTTAAGCAAAACGGCGGAAATGTTAGCGTGTTTGCCCGAACGCAAACCCAACTTTTTGATGACGCGCGCAAGCAAGCATTTGCCGAAAAAGCCATGCAAAGTGATGTGATGATCATTGCGTTGCATGGTGGCAAGCGCTCGTGTCCGGCATTTGACGCGCTGGCCGAGCTCATGGATGCGCGATTAAGCGACGGCCAGTGTATGCCGGTTGTGCATATTCATACGAGCGGCGGCGATGAGGAAGGCATTGCATTGGCGCAAAAATATGCAAACACTTTTGGCACCGAACACGGCGACCAAATCAATCAATATCTCAGTCATGGTGGCAGTTGGAATTTCCAGCATTTGGTCGGCTATCTTTATAACATGCTCGCACAAGGAACGCACCCGTGCGCAGCGCCGAAACATTTGCCGCATGAGGGCATTTACCACCCGGAGTTTTCCGATTTTGAGGATTTCGACGGTTATCTGAACTCGCGCATTGACCCCGCAAAACCAACCATTGGGCTTTGGTTTAACCAAAACTATTGGGTGAATAACAACTTGGTGCATTTCGACGTGTTGATTCGGGAAATTGAAAAACAAGGCGCAAACGCATTGCCGATATTTCACATTCGCTACAAAGACATGGCGCGCGGAAACAAAGGTGCGGATGCGGTCAGCGATATGTTTTTCAAAACGCCCGACGGCAAATCGCGAATCGATGTTTTAATCAATCCGCAAATCTTCTCGCTCACGCTCAATTATCCGGCTTATAAGGATGTGTATCCGAGCCTCGATGTGCCGGTTTTGCAAGCCATGATTACCAATCAGCCTTATGAAGTTTGGAAAAACAGCGTGCAAGGCATGAGCACAATGGAAGTTTCGTTTGCGGCGGCGCAACCAGAATTTGACGGCGCGCTGATTACCATTCCCGTTGGCACGCGCGAGGAAAACGAGGTCGATCCCGTCACCGGCGCGATGCTCACCAAATACATGCCCATTTCGGGACGCATCGAAAAATTGGTTTCGCTGGCTAAAAAATGGGCGATGCTTCGCCATAAACCCAATTCGGAAAAGCGCCTTGCGATTGTCTTTCACCACAACCCGCCGCGCAACGATAGAATCGGCTGCGCGGTCGGGCTGGACAGTTTTCAAAGCGTGAATAAGCTGTTGGAAAATTTGCAAGCGGAAGGCTACAAGGTGGAGAAAACCTATGAAAAAGGCGACGACCTCGCCCACGAGCTTTTGGAAAAAATGACCTGCGACCGCCGCTGGCTGCCGCCGGATAAAATGGCTGAGCGAGCTGCCGCTGCTGCCACGGCTTCGCAATACATGCCTTGGCACAACGCGCTGCCCGAAGCGGTTCAAGAAAAAATGGTGAAAAGCTGGGGCGACATGCCCGGCGATTTGTTCGTCCATGATGGGAAATTGCTTTTTCCCGGACTCATCAACGGTAATATTTTTATCACGATTCAGCCGTCGCGCGGAAAATTGGAACGCATGGATCAGCTTTTGCACGACCCCGACATTCCGCCGCCGCATCACTATTTGGCTTATTACCGATGGATTCGTGATGTCTTCCAAGCCGACGCCGTGATGCACGTCGGCAAGCACGGCTCGCTCGAATGGCTGCCCGGCAAAGCGCTGGGGCTTAGCGAAAAGTGCTTCCCGGATTTATCCATCATGGATTTGCCGAACATTTATCCCTACATCATCAACGACCCGAGCGAAGGCACGCAGGCCAAACGCCGGTCGTACTGTTGCATCATCGACCACTTGACGCCGGTTTTCACCAACGCGGATTTGTACGAAGACATGGCCAAAGTGGAAAACTTGCTGCGCGATTACGCCGACGCCAAATCCGGCGACCCGGGCAAACTGGAAATTCTGCGCCCGATGATTTGGGAGGCCGCCGAAGAGGCCGACTTGGACAAAGACCTTGAAATCACGAAAGACGCCGCTCTCGCCGATTTCGATGCGTTTCTTGAAAAGCTTCATGCGTACTTGGACGACATGTCCGACACCATGATTTCCGATGGCTTGCACACTTTCGGCCAGGCGCCCGAAGGCGAGCAGCTCAGCCAGCTGCTCGTGCAAATGACGCGCATCAGCAATGGCAGCATTCCGTCGCTGCGCGAGGCGCTGCTCGAAGCGCAAGGCTACAACTACGATGTGCTTTTGGAAAATAAAGGCAAGGCCATTTTCGCCAGTTCAACTTCCGGCAATTCATCTTCCGAAAATGCTATTTCGGGCGGAAACGGACATCGCAAAACCGGCGGCGAACTGATTCGTGAGGCACACGACAGCGCGCTGGAAATCATGTCGTTTTTGGAAAACCGTGATTTTCATCCTGAAGCGATTTCCGCCGCGAGCGAAAAATTTGGCAGCATCATCACGCCGTCGGTGGAGCGCGCGCTGGATTTCATTTGTGAAAGCATTGTGCCAAACATTCAAAAAACGACGGACGAAATGACGGCGAGCCTTCGCGCCTTTGATGGGCAATTTGTCCAGCCCGGGCCCTCCGGCGCACCGACGCGTGGGCAAGCCGACATTTTACCAACCGGACGAAATTTCTATTCTGTCGATCCGAACAAAATTCCCAGTCCGGGCGCTTGGGAAGTCGGGCAGCGGCTCGGCGACGCGCTCGTTCAACGATATTTAGACGAAACGGGCAAATATCCCGAAAGCATCGGCATCATTTTATTTGGCGGCGCAACCATGCGCTCCAAAGGTGACGACCTTGCGGAAATTCTGTATTTGATGGGCATCAGGCCGGTTTGGCAGGAAGGCAGCGGCTATGTGAAAGGCTTGGAAATCATTCCGGCTGATGAGCTAAAATGGCCGCGTTTGGATGTGGTCCCGAGAATCTCGGGCTTTTTCCGCGACGCCTTTCCGCTTTTGGTTGAGCGTATTGACGACGCCGTTCAAATGGTTTCGGCGCTAAACGAACCCCCCGAAATAAACATGTTGCGCCGAAACGTTTGGGCGGACTACGAAACCTACAAACAGGACGGCATGAGCGAAGAGGACGCCATGCGCGAAGCCACGTTCCGTGTGTTTGGCTGTCCGCCGGGCACTTACGGCGCGGGCGTTGAGGAGCTCATCGAATCCAAAAATTGGAAAACGCAGGACGATTTGGCGGCGAACTACATTCGCTATTCCGCACACGCTTACGGCAAAGGCAGCTACGGCAAGCAAAAGCCGAAGACGTTTAAAACCGTTCTTTCTCGAATGGATGTGACGGTGAAAAATGAGGATTCGCGCGAGTACGACATGTTCTCTTGTACAGATTACTATAATTATTATGGTGGCCTGATTGTTGCCTCGAAGGTTGTTCGCGGCGAAAAGCCGTTCTCGTTTATGGGCGATAGCTCCGACCCGAAGCGCGTGCAAGTTCGCACCACCGAAGAAGAAGCGAAGCACATTTTCCGTGCTCGCTTGCTCAACCCAAAATGGCTCGACGGGCTGAAGCGTCACGGTTACAAAGGCGCTGGCGACATTTCCAAAATGATGGATGTCATTCTGGGTTGGGATGCCACCGCCGAAGTCGTCGACGATTGGATGTATGAGCGCGTCGCAAAAAAATACGCCCTCGATCCCGAAATGAAAAAATGGATGCAGGAGGTGAATCCTTACGCGCATCAAAATATTTTGGACAAACTTTTGGAAGCCATCAGTCGCGGGATGTGGAACGCGAGCGAGGAAATGACGCAAAGTTTGCGCGAAGAATATTTGGAAACGGAAGGAAAGATCGAGGATTTAACCGAATGA
- a CDS encoding radical SAM/SPASM domain-containing protein gives MQIDSIFKPRNVMLMVTGDCNLTCAYCYERGDAKYKSRRPMSLEIAEKALRLAASSGKAFHVQLTGGEPTLEQDLVLEIIKKTRAVSPESTISLQTNGTLLSRAFLGQLRTHRVKIGISLDGVPDVQESIRGRSAQTFQGMKLLREEGIPFNVTAVVSNRNVNKLKELPFVLGAFPNARGIGLDMLVRKGGALKNDTIDLPSPEELEHALQGLLKRLQFVNSVRSVPIHFREWDTLAKAMNRSSSQPFCEACSGESLAVSPSGELYPCTQTFGDPDFSLGTLDAPDSSRLDKLGKERIALSDCMGCPLEGRCPGDCPSRLYYNEPSARTLLCVMLRTLAKSVNLKNALHYEHL, from the coding sequence ATGCAAATCGATTCAATTTTTAAGCCGAGAAATGTAATGCTCATGGTAACGGGCGATTGCAATTTGACTTGCGCGTACTGCTACGAGCGAGGTGATGCGAAGTATAAGTCAAGGCGTCCGATGAGTTTGGAAATTGCTGAAAAAGCCTTGCGTTTGGCAGCTTCTTCTGGCAAAGCGTTTCATGTGCAGCTCACCGGCGGCGAGCCAACGCTTGAGCAAGATTTAGTGCTTGAGATTATCAAAAAAACGCGAGCCGTTTCCCCGGAATCGACCATCTCGTTGCAGACCAATGGCACGCTACTGAGCCGAGCCTTTTTGGGACAGCTGAGAACGCATCGAGTAAAAATAGGGATCAGCTTGGACGGCGTGCCAGATGTGCAAGAATCCATTCGCGGACGAAGCGCGCAAACTTTTCAAGGCATGAAATTATTGCGGGAAGAGGGCATTCCGTTCAATGTCACGGCGGTGGTTTCGAATCGCAATGTGAATAAACTGAAAGAATTGCCGTTCGTTTTGGGCGCTTTTCCAAACGCGCGTGGCATTGGGTTGGACATGCTGGTGCGAAAAGGCGGCGCGTTGAAAAATGATACAATTGACTTGCCAAGCCCAGAGGAGCTCGAGCACGCGCTGCAAGGTTTGCTCAAGCGATTGCAGTTTGTGAATTCCGTGCGAAGTGTTCCGATTCATTTTCGTGAGTGGGACACGCTGGCGAAGGCCATGAATCGAAGTTCGTCTCAGCCATTTTGCGAGGCGTGCTCCGGCGAAAGCCTGGCCGTTTCGCCAAGCGGAGAACTCTATCCATGCACGCAAACATTCGGCGATCCCGATTTTTCGCTCGGCACGCTCGATGCGCCGGATTCAAGCCGGTTAGATAAACTGGGAAAAGAAAGAATTGCCTTGAGCGATTGCATGGGCTGTCCACTTGAAGGCCGCTGCCCGGGCGACTGTCCCTCGCGCTTGTATTACAACGAACCGTCAGCACGAACGCTGCTGTGCGTCATGCTTCGCACGCTGGCAAAATCCGTGAATTTAAAAAACGCTCTACATTATGAACACCTTTAA
- a CDS encoding ABC transporter substrate-binding protein: MAQPLELPQKGEVKIEFAERFSITRLRNGCRLLEIKKPVGRKRGLWFTYLLVPKGQPVPKGYDYDELVSIPVRTVTCASGFHVSLVALLGHFDAVVGVSGKMRVGNERIHEMLDAGEMAALGDSQNMNMETLVETRPDVAFIYGSGSDFDMQEKIHQFGITPGLICAHLEAQPLGVLEWIKFIGAFFQKEAIAQAYFDSVKTQYLNYQRVADAVAQKPGVIVGHNRKGAWTTHGSSAWFVQFLLDAGANYILEPKNEYEENVVSLEVAIQKGIKADYWVNPQWDVRKISELLGQDKRYGIFKSVQTGQVYNNNASAFNNGRNRFWETGMMEPQVVLADLIKIFHPELLPEHKLVYYRKLD, translated from the coding sequence TTGGCGCAGCCACTTGAGCTTCCGCAAAAAGGCGAGGTGAAAATTGAGTTCGCCGAGCGGTTTAGCATCACCCGTTTGAGAAACGGCTGCCGATTGCTGGAAATCAAAAAGCCGGTCGGACGAAAGCGCGGGTTGTGGTTCACCTATCTTTTGGTGCCGAAAGGGCAGCCTGTTCCCAAAGGTTACGACTACGATGAATTGGTTTCAATTCCGGTTCGAACGGTCACTTGTGCAAGCGGTTTTCATGTCTCGTTGGTGGCGCTTTTGGGACATTTTGACGCCGTTGTTGGCGTCTCGGGAAAAATGCGCGTGGGAAATGAGCGCATTCACGAGATGTTGGATGCGGGAGAAATGGCAGCGCTGGGAGACAGCCAAAATATGAATATGGAAACGCTGGTCGAAACCAGACCCGATGTCGCCTTTATTTATGGGTCGGGTAGCGATTTCGACATGCAAGAAAAGATTCACCAGTTTGGCATTACGCCCGGCCTGATTTGTGCGCATTTGGAAGCCCAGCCGCTTGGCGTGCTTGAATGGATAAAGTTTATCGGCGCATTTTTTCAAAAGGAAGCCATTGCGCAAGCCTACTTCGACAGCGTCAAAACCCAATACCTCAATTATCAACGCGTAGCCGATGCTGTTGCTCAAAAGCCGGGCGTCATTGTTGGGCACAATCGAAAAGGCGCGTGGACAACGCACGGCTCGAGCGCATGGTTCGTGCAATTTCTGCTGGATGCGGGCGCCAATTACATTTTGGAGCCAAAAAACGAGTACGAGGAAAATGTCGTCAGTTTGGAAGTCGCCATTCAGAAGGGAATTAAGGCAGACTATTGGGTGAATCCGCAGTGGGACGTTAGGAAAATTTCAGAATTGCTGGGACAGGATAAGCGATACGGGATTTTCAAATCGGTTCAAACCGGGCAAGTCTATAATAATAATGCGTCGGCGTTCAACAACGGGCGCAATCGATTTTGGGAAACGGGCATGATGGAGCCGCAAGTTGTGCTGGCTGATTTAATCAAGATTTTTCATCCCGAACTCTTGCCGGAGCACAAGCTGGTCTATTACCGAAAGCTGGATTGA